One window from the genome of Pseudanabaena yagii GIHE-NHR1 encodes:
- a CDS encoding cyclic nucleotide-binding domain-containing protein: MLSRLSEQKMHVIKLVLAAGWLILILSLLYDPISPYFSDPSNLTSPLRIDPNKYLDPSQCVKIQGICQPETPYGVGARLFWSVIIPAGLITIFVFGHEVWRRICPLSFFSQIPRALGIQRKQKITSPNGKTRYQLFSVDKNSWLGKNHLYLQFGLFFLGINIRILFVNSDRLALAIFLILTILAAIAVGYLFAGKSWCQYFCPMAPVQIVFTGTRGLFDSQSHLGQRLSITQSMCREFDKSTGKEKSACVACQNPCIDIDSERSYWEQIERPDRKLLYYGYLGLVFGFFFYYFLYAGNWDYLYSGIWSHEDGQISRILSPGFYIFNQAIPIPKLIAAPLTLAVFTFGGYMLGELSERLYRQHLHKNGKKLTNDQILHQIFTIFTVVAWNIFWIFISRPAPMERLLTGFTVLVSGLWFAQTFWRTSEQYEREGLANKLRRQLEKLGLDMSKFLQRGTDELKPDEVYVLAKVLPEVNREQREKVYRGVLVEALDDGTISSKEENLLKELRKELEIDIDQHYAMLASLGIEDPTLFNPDRQFTLEKRLRLDAYRKNLEFLIFDLVDSGIPISEALNQKKDRVTALRQEYQISDEEDELIIDEILGEEGSLAQNAQQLLQGLWNLHSKVINLEDLPTDPSNSVYQLLRNILIDREKAVINKLMAIVEVLGDGAMVSQIINSINLLTPITFRQVLDKKRTEHFWSDRFHQNVINLIEQTTETSVDISTAKILPEDVTGTLISVLERFLHEDVEPLVQALSLQALSTIDLAKAQRAATEILQKGMDATSILAETAQAVMQVGENQSEPRNLTTLEKALYLFETRFFHHININTLIEIARHCQPQSFAQGEVLCREGDDSNELLIIIDGQVDVIMQQEDGSLKVVNQCTRGETIGELGVLTQTNRTATVSVESTEARVLTLSDRDLEHLLQRNPLLSSTLLSIVSSRLQRILGQIK; encoded by the coding sequence ATGCTCAGTAGGTTGTCAGAACAAAAAATGCATGTCATTAAATTAGTTCTTGCGGCTGGTTGGTTGATCCTCATCTTATCTCTTCTCTACGATCCGATTTCACCTTACTTCAGCGATCCTAGTAATCTCACTAGCCCCCTGAGAATTGATCCCAACAAATATTTAGATCCATCTCAATGCGTCAAGATTCAAGGCATTTGTCAACCTGAAACTCCCTATGGCGTTGGAGCAAGGCTATTCTGGTCAGTCATTATCCCCGCAGGACTGATCACCATTTTTGTATTTGGGCATGAGGTATGGCGGCGTATTTGCCCCTTATCTTTTTTCTCACAAATTCCCAGAGCATTAGGGATTCAACGCAAGCAAAAAATCACCTCTCCTAATGGAAAAACTCGTTATCAACTATTTAGCGTCGATAAGAATTCTTGGTTAGGCAAAAATCATTTATATCTCCAATTTGGTTTGTTTTTTCTAGGAATAAACATTCGCATTCTATTTGTTAATTCTGATCGCCTAGCATTAGCCATCTTTTTAATCCTCACAATTTTGGCAGCGATCGCTGTTGGTTATCTCTTTGCAGGTAAAAGTTGGTGTCAATATTTTTGTCCGATGGCTCCAGTCCAAATCGTATTCACAGGAACCAGAGGTTTATTCGATAGCCAATCGCACTTAGGACAAAGGTTAAGCATTACTCAGTCCATGTGCCGCGAATTTGACAAATCAACGGGCAAGGAAAAAAGTGCCTGTGTCGCTTGCCAAAATCCTTGCATTGACATTGACTCTGAGAGATCCTATTGGGAGCAGATCGAGCGTCCCGATCGCAAACTTCTCTATTACGGATATTTAGGTTTAGTATTTGGTTTTTTCTTTTATTACTTTCTCTATGCTGGCAATTGGGATTACCTCTACTCTGGCATCTGGTCGCACGAAGATGGACAGATATCTAGGATTCTCAGCCCAGGATTTTATATTTTCAATCAAGCCATACCAATTCCCAAATTGATTGCCGCACCTCTGACCCTAGCAGTATTTACTTTTGGGGGGTATATGTTGGGAGAGCTTAGTGAAAGGCTCTATCGTCAGCATCTCCACAAGAATGGGAAAAAACTAACTAACGACCAGATATTGCACCAAATTTTTACAATTTTCACCGTAGTTGCTTGGAACATATTTTGGATATTCATCAGCCGACCTGCACCGATGGAGAGGCTTTTAACTGGCTTTACAGTTTTAGTAAGCGGTTTATGGTTTGCTCAAACTTTCTGGCGCACTTCTGAACAGTATGAAAGAGAGGGATTAGCAAATAAACTCCGTCGCCAATTGGAGAAATTGGGTCTCGACATGTCGAAATTTTTACAACGGGGTACGGATGAGCTCAAACCCGATGAGGTCTATGTATTGGCAAAAGTACTGCCTGAAGTTAACCGAGAACAGCGCGAAAAAGTATATCGTGGTGTTTTAGTTGAGGCTTTGGATGATGGCACTATCAGCTCTAAGGAAGAGAATTTACTCAAAGAACTTCGTAAAGAATTAGAGATCGATATCGATCAGCATTATGCAATGCTTGCTAGTTTAGGTATTGAAGATCCCACACTCTTTAATCCTGATCGGCAATTTACATTGGAAAAACGGTTGCGTTTAGATGCCTATCGCAAGAACTTAGAATTTTTGATTTTTGATTTGGTTGATAGTGGTATCCCCATCAGTGAAGCGTTAAACCAGAAAAAAGATCGCGTTACCGCTCTCAGACAGGAATATCAAATCAGCGATGAAGAGGATGAGCTAATCATTGATGAAATCTTAGGTGAAGAAGGTAGCTTAGCCCAAAATGCTCAACAGCTATTGCAAGGTTTATGGAATCTCCATTCTAAGGTGATTAATTTAGAGGACTTGCCAACCGATCCTAGTAATTCTGTCTACCAATTACTCCGTAATATTTTGATTGATCGCGAAAAAGCGGTCATTAATAAACTAATGGCGATCGTGGAGGTATTAGGGGATGGCGCAATGGTTTCTCAAATTATCAACTCGATCAATTTACTGACACCAATTACCTTCAGACAAGTTTTAGATAAAAAGAGAACTGAGCATTTTTGGTCAGATCGCTTTCATCAGAATGTAATCAATCTCATTGAGCAGACAACTGAAACAAGCGTAGATATCTCAACAGCAAAAATCTTGCCTGAAGATGTGACTGGAACCCTAATTAGTGTCTTGGAAAGATTCTTACATGAAGATGTTGAGCCTTTGGTGCAAGCCTTAAGCCTACAGGCTCTAAGCACCATTGATTTGGCTAAAGCCCAGCGTGCCGCCACAGAAATATTACAAAAAGGTATGGATGCGACTTCAATTTTGGCGGAAACTGCCCAAGCGGTAATGCAAGTTGGCGAGAATCAATCTGAGCCTAGAAATTTAACCACCTTAGAGAAAGCTCTATATTTATTTGAAACTCGCTTCTTCCATCACATCAATATCAATACCTTAATTGAAATTGCACGGCATTGTCAGCCCCAAAGCTTTGCCCAAGGCGAAGTCCTTTGTCGGGAAGGGGATGATAGTAATGAGTTACTGATTATTATCGATGGACAAGTCGATGTGATCATGCAACAAGAGGATGGTTCGCTTAAGGTTGTTAATCAATGTACACGGGGTGAGACGATTGGTGAGTTGGGTGTATTGACCCAGACCAATCGCACCGCCACCGTGTCGGTAGAAAGTACCGAGGCTAGGGTTTTGACTCTGAGCGATCGCGATCTTGAGCATCTGCTCCAACGCAATCCTCTATTGTCTAGTACGCTTCTATCAATTGTGAGCAGCCGTTTACAAAGAATTCTCGGACAAATAAAGTGA
- a CDS encoding FAD-binding oxidoreductase encodes MQISLENLLEEVSGIETITNPAQVAKLSEDYAHFSPVLVPLLAGKVGDVVVRPSNESEVLRIAQTCVKYKIPLTVRGSGTGNYGQCTPMRGGIILETSRLQAIKWIKAGLACVEAGVKMVTLDKKAQEIGWESRMVPSTFRTATVGGFIAGGSGGIGSVLYGQLRDRGNLRAVRVVTLEDEPRIIELRGDDVQKVNHAYGTNGIITELEVPLATAYGWSEFVVSFTDFMTAARFGQALGNSDGIIKKLISVHAAPSSNYFTALQSYIPKDSHCALVLVAESDREPFLSLVKEFQGEVCYEKNAQEASKGLSLVEFSWNHTTLHARATDDSFTYLQSLFLNDPKLELVQRMHEYFGDEVIMHLEFIRVNGVVIPAAIQLVRFTTGDRLNEIIAYHESQGVFIANPHTYILEDGGMKTVDYAQLNFKRMVDPYGLMNPDKMKAWKS; translated from the coding sequence ATGCAAATATCTTTAGAAAATCTATTAGAAGAAGTATCAGGTATTGAGACGATTACTAATCCTGCACAAGTTGCGAAACTTTCGGAAGATTATGCACACTTTAGTCCCGTCCTCGTTCCATTGTTAGCAGGAAAAGTTGGCGATGTCGTGGTACGACCTAGTAACGAAAGTGAAGTATTGAGGATTGCCCAAACCTGTGTGAAATATAAAATCCCTCTGACTGTCAGGGGTAGTGGAACAGGAAACTATGGACAATGCACGCCGATGCGTGGTGGGATAATTTTAGAAACTTCTCGCCTACAAGCAATCAAATGGATAAAAGCAGGACTAGCCTGTGTGGAAGCAGGCGTAAAAATGGTAACCCTTGATAAAAAAGCCCAAGAAATTGGTTGGGAATCGCGGATGGTTCCATCAACTTTTAGAACTGCTACCGTTGGTGGATTTATTGCTGGCGGCAGTGGCGGTATTGGTTCGGTTTTATATGGACAATTGCGCGATCGCGGAAATTTACGCGCTGTGCGTGTCGTTACCCTCGAAGATGAACCCCGTATTATCGAGTTGCGAGGCGATGATGTCCAAAAGGTCAATCATGCCTATGGCACAAATGGCATTATTACAGAACTAGAAGTTCCTTTGGCGACCGCCTATGGCTGGTCAGAGTTTGTAGTTAGTTTTACGGACTTCATGACTGCGGCAAGATTTGGGCAGGCTCTTGGTAATAGTGATGGCATTATCAAAAAGCTGATTAGTGTCCATGCTGCACCAAGTAGCAATTATTTCACAGCTTTACAGAGCTATATTCCCAAGGATTCCCATTGTGCATTGGTGCTTGTTGCTGAAAGCGATCGCGAACCATTTCTCAGCCTTGTTAAGGAATTTCAAGGTGAAGTTTGCTATGAGAAAAATGCTCAGGAAGCAAGTAAAGGACTCAGCCTTGTTGAGTTTTCTTGGAATCACACGACACTCCATGCCCGTGCTACCGATGACTCTTTTACCTATCTTCAGAGCCTATTTTTAAACGATCCGAAATTGGAACTTGTGCAACGGATGCATGAATATTTTGGTGACGAGGTAATTATGCACTTGGAGTTTATTCGGGTAAATGGGGTGGTCATTCCTGCGGCGATTCAATTGGTACGCTTCACGACAGGCGATCGCCTCAATGAGATCATTGCCTACCACGAATCGCAGGGAGTATTCATCGCCAATCCCCATACCTATATTCTCGAAGATGGTGGTATGAAAACCGTAGATTACGCTCAGTTGAATTTCAAGCGCATGGTTGATCCTTACGGATTAATGAATCCCGATAAGATGAAAGCTTGGAAGTCATAA
- a CDS encoding RluA family pseudouridine synthase, giving the protein MNLEIIPPENNLNLIEVTSELAKPERIDRFLAQHTDLSRSRIQALIDEGYVTVNDVTCNNKKDLIKAGDRIQLITPAATPLDLIAQEIPLDILYEDEHLIVINKPAGLVVHPAAGHSDGTLVNALLAHCKELSGINGTQRPGIVHRLDKDTSGVMVVAKNDRAHQDLQAQIQAKTARREYLGIVRGVPKGQLGGESGVIDAAIARHHSDRKKMAVVENGRKAVTHWQIKERLGNYTLVKFDLETGRTHQIRVHSAYMGWAIAGDPVYGHPNKEVSQYLSGQALHAWRLTFTHPVSGELIENIAPLPEGFEKLLTVLRRKR; this is encoded by the coding sequence ATGAACTTAGAGATAATTCCTCCAGAAAATAATCTTAATTTGATTGAAGTTACGTCAGAATTAGCTAAACCAGAGCGCATTGATCGCTTTTTAGCGCAGCATACGGATTTATCGCGATCGCGAATACAAGCCTTAATTGATGAAGGTTATGTCACCGTTAATGACGTTACTTGTAATAACAAAAAGGACTTAATCAAGGCAGGCGATCGCATTCAGTTAATCACCCCAGCAGCAACACCTCTAGATTTAATTGCTCAAGAGATTCCCTTAGATATTCTCTACGAAGACGAGCATTTGATTGTCATTAATAAACCTGCGGGACTAGTCGTACATCCTGCCGCAGGGCATAGTGATGGAACCTTAGTAAATGCTCTCTTAGCTCATTGTAAGGAACTATCAGGCATAAATGGAACTCAACGTCCGGGCATCGTACATCGTTTAGATAAAGACACAAGTGGCGTGATGGTGGTGGCGAAAAATGATCGCGCCCATCAGGATTTACAAGCTCAGATACAGGCAAAAACAGCACGACGGGAATATTTAGGAATTGTGCGTGGAGTTCCCAAAGGTCAATTAGGGGGTGAATCAGGAGTGATTGATGCGGCGATCGCTAGACATCATAGCGATCGCAAAAAAATGGCAGTGGTCGAAAATGGACGCAAAGCCGTTACCCATTGGCAAATTAAGGAACGCTTAGGCAATTACACCCTCGTTAAATTTGATTTGGAAACGGGACGCACCCATCAAATTAGAGTGCATTCAGCATATATGGGCTGGGCGATCGCAGGTGATCCTGTCTATGGACATCCCAATAAAGAAGTTTCGCAATATCTCTCAGGTCAAGCTCTCCACGCATGGCGGTTGACCTTTACGCATCCAGTCTCAGGCGAACTCATTGAAAATATTGCGCCATTGCCCGAAGGCTTTGAGAAGCTACTGACCGTCTTGCGGCGTAAAAGATGA